One window of the Lacerta agilis isolate rLacAgi1 chromosome 17, rLacAgi1.pri, whole genome shotgun sequence genome contains the following:
- the ADAMTS4 gene encoding A disintegrin and metalloproteinase with thrombospondin motifs 4: protein MFQMFLLWVITCCHLVLAVDERARFGQYQEEIIFPERLNATFHPAGWDEGDMLDNGLGSSGSSDERLSYRLRVFGEELVLNLEKDPSFVAEGLTVQYLGRSGQAEDGLAEQGTYFTGTVNSDPESIVAVNYDGASLLGVLQYRGTEYHVQPLEGGAPNTAGGAGAHVVRKKMPEKADGPMCGVGSQAPDSATAPAGKPLPKDEASPRRAKRFASIPRYVETLVVADEEMAHFHGAGLKRYLLTIMAAAAKFFRHPSLKNPVNLVVTRLVVIGQSEDGLRVSSNAAETLRNFCTWQKGLNKESDEDPEHFDTAILFTREDLCGRSSCGTLGMADVGTVCDPERSCSIVEDDGLQSAFTAAHELGHVFNMLHDDDKHCRELNRHLNSRHMMASIMSPVDPEEMWSPCSARFITDFLDNDHGRCLLDKPREPLHLPAAFPGSDYDVDQQCQLSFGPDSRHCPSMRPPCSSLWCTGQINGQYMCQTKYFPWADGTPCGEGKSCMSGQCISKVDLKAYNIPTHGGWGRWGLWGDCSRSCGGGVQYSTRECNKPVPRNGGKYCEGKRTQYRSCNVQNCPEGNALTYREQQCAVYNHRTDMFKDYPAPMDWVPRYSGVAERDQCKLTCQSHALGYYYVLEPKVADGTPCSPDSTSVCVQGRCVHAGCDRVIGSKKKFDKCMVCGGDNSACTKIYGSFTNPQYGYNDVVTIPVGATNILIRQSSGPSSSSDGIYLALRRRDSTYALNGNYILAPSEQDVHLPGGVNMRYSGATKAMETIVGRGPLKEPLTLQALVVTDQKTPRLKYTFFVPKAPKRLSSQWLKQKARILEVLRNRRGRK from the exons atgttccaaatGTTTCTTCTTTGGGTTATCACCTGCTGTCACCTGGTCCTGGCTGTGGACGAACGGGCCCGTTTCGGCCAGTATCAGGAAGAAATAATTTTCCCCGAGAGACTCAATGCCACATTCCATCCTGCGGGTTGGGATGAGGGTGACATGCTAGACAACGGCCTGGGTAGCAGCGGCAGCTCGGATGAGCGGCTCTCCTACCGCCTTCGCGTGTTCGGTGAAGAACTGGTCCTAAATTTAGAGAAAGACCCCAGCTTCGTCGCAGAGGGCTTGACGGTCCAGTATTTGGGCAGGTCGGGACAAGCAGAGGACGGCTTGGCTGAGCAAGGGACCTATTTCACTGGCACGGTGAACTCTGACCCGGAATCGATTGTGGCGGTCAACTACGACGGGGCATCGCTGCTGGGGGTGCTTCAGTACCGTGGCACCGAGTACCACGTGCAGCCCCTGGAAGGGGGAGCCCCGAACACGGCGGGAGGAGCCGGCGCCCACGTGGTGAGGAAGAAGATGCCAGAGAAAGCAGACGGGCCAATGTGCGGCGTCGGGTCCCAGGCGCCAGACAGCGCGACAGCCCCTGCAGGCAAACCATTGCCCAAGGACGAAGCATCTCCCAGGAGAGCAAAG CGGTTTGCTTCCATCCCACGCTATGTGGAGACTCTGGTGGTGGCTGATGAAGAGATGGCTCATTTCCACGGTGCAGGCCTCAAGCGTTACCTGCTCACCATCATGGCAGCAGCCGCCAAGTTCTTCCGACACCCCAGCCTGAAGAATCCAGTCAACTTGGTTGTGACCAGGCTGGTTGTGATTGGACAATCCGAGGACGGCTTGCGGGTGTCTTCCAACGCTGCCGAGACGCTGCGGAATTTCTGCACGTGGCAGAAAGGCCTCAACAAGGAGAGTGACGAGGACCCTGAGCATTTCGACACGGCCATTCTCTTCACTAGGGAG GATCTTTGCGGGCGCTCTAGCTGTGGCACTCTGGGCATGGCGGATGTGGGCACCGTGTGTGACCCAGAACGCAGCTGCTCCATCGTGGAGGACGACGGGCTGCAGTCTGCTTTCACCGCAGCGCATGAGCTTG GCCATGTCTTCAACATGCTCCATGACGATGACAAGCACTGCAGAGAGCTGAACCGTCACTTGAACTCGCGCCACATGATGGCCTCCATCATGTCCCCCGTGGACCCCGAAGAGATGTGGTCCCCATGCAGTGCCCGCTTCATCACTGACTTCCTAGACAACGACCACG GCCGCTGCCTCTTAGACAAACCACGCGAACCCCTGCACCTCCCAGCTGCCTTCCCCGGTAGTGATTACGACGTGGACCAGCAGTGCCAGCTGAGCTTTGGGCCTGACTCGCGCCACTGCCCCAGCATGCGCCCCCCTTGTTCCTCACTGTGGTGCACGGGGCAGATCAACGGGCAATACATGTGCCAGACGAAATACTTCCCCTGGGCCGATGGGACACCTTGCGGTGAAGGCAAGAGTTGCATGAGCGGACAGTGCATCAGCAAAGTCGACTTGAAGGCGTACAAT attccCACCCACGGTGGCTGGGGGCGTTGGGGCCTGTGGGGCGACTGCTCCCGCAGCTGCGGAGGCGGAGTGCAGTACTCCACCCGCGAGTGCAACAAGCCCGTCCCACGCAATGGTGGCAAGTACTGCGAGGGGAAACGCACCCAGTACCGCTCCTGCAACGTCCAGAATTGCCCCGAAGGGAACG CTCTGACCTACCGGGAACAACAGTGTGCTGTCTACAATCACCGCACAGACATGTTCAAGGACTACCCTGCCCCCATGGACTGGGTGCCCCGTTACAGCGGTGTGGCTGAGCGTGACCAGTGCAAGTTGACCTGCCAATCCCATGCCCTGGGCTACTACTATGTCCTGGAACCAAAG GTGGCTGATGGAACACCCTGCTCCCCCGACTCCACCTCAGTCTGTGTCCAGGGGCGCTGCGTCCACGCTGGCTGCGATCGTGTCATCGGCTCGAAGAAGAAGTTTGATAAATGCATGGTGTGCGGAGGGGACAACTCTGCATGCACCAAGATCTATGGTTCTTTCACCAACCCTCA GTACGGTTACAACGATGTGGTCACCATCCCGGTGGGAGCCACTAACATCCTGATCCGCCAGAGCAGTGGCCCATCGTCCTCCAGTGACGGGATCTACCTGGCTCTCCGCCGGCGGGACAGCACTTACGCCCTCAACGGCAACTACATCCTGGCACCTTCTGAGCAGGACGTTCACCTGCCCGGTGGGGTGAACATGCGCTACAGTGGGGCCACCAAGGCCATGGAGACGATCGTGGGGCGTGGGCCCCTGAAAGAACCGCTCACCTTGCAAGCTTTGGTGGTGACTGACCAGAAGACCCCGCGCCTCAAGTACACCTTCTTCGTCCCCAAGGCTCCTAAGAGGTTGTCGAGCCAGTGGCTGAAGCAGAAGGCTCGCATCTTGGAGGTCCTAAGGAACCGGCGAGGCCGCAAATAG